In one window of Gymnogyps californianus isolate 813 chromosome 9, ASM1813914v2, whole genome shotgun sequence DNA:
- the AGTR2 gene encoding type-2 angiotensin II receptor, translating into MQSNYSLVVTTRETLQVLCTALTNSSAALGSPPPCPLISSDYQFSLIPALFSVVFVLGLIGNSVVVVVLCRHSGPKTVANIYIFNLAMADLLCLATLPFWATYYAQGYNWLFGSLMCKISSSVLCLNMFASIFFITCMSVDRYHAIVHPIRSQRRTPQQAYFIALVVWGLACLSSLPTFYFRDTHYIESLGVNACIMAFPHENYAKWSVATAFLKNALGFFIPLTVITTCYIWIRRHLLKAREFGKNKQKRDKVLKLVAAVVAAFLISWLPFHILTFLDALAHMNIINNCDVTGIIDTALPFGICMAFANSCINPLLYCFIGNQFQEKLHRLFKRRVYQFNSHQESSSLRKGSCFRDAEIPVGREGGPESLL; encoded by the coding sequence ATGCAGAGCAACTACTCCCTGGTTGTCACCACGAGAGAAACTCTCCAAGTCCTCTGTACAGCACTGACAAACTCATCGGCTGCATTGGGCTcgccccctccctgcccactTATCTCTTCAGATTATCAGTTTTCACTAATTCCAGCCCTCTTCTCTGTGGTTTTTGTTCTGGGGTTGATTGGCAACAGCGTGGTGGTTGTGGTGCTTTGTCGTCACAGTGGCCCCAAAACAGTCGCTAATATCTACATTTTCAACCTGGCCATGGCAGATTTGCTGTGCCTTGCCACCCTTCCCTTCTGGGCTACCTACTACGCGCAGGGGTACAACTGGCTCTTTGGGTCTCTCATGTGCAAAATCTCCAGTTCTGTCCTGTGCTTGAACATGTTTGCaagtatatttttcattacatgcATGAGCGTGGACCGGTACCACGCTATTGTCCATCCTATTCGCTCTCAAAGAAGAACTCCACAACAAGCTTATTTTATAGCATTGGTTGTGTGGGGCCTTGCCTGTTTGTCCTCCCTCCCAACTTTTTATTTCCGTGACACTCACTACATTGAAAGCTTGGGGGTCAATGCTTGCATTATGGCCTTTCCTCATGAGAATTATGCAAAATGGTCTGTGGCAACAGCCTTCCTGAAAAATGCACTCGGCTTCTTCATTCCCTTGACAGTAATCACCACGTGCTACATCTGGATCAGGAGGCACTTGCTCAAAGCACGGGAGTTCgggaaaaacaagcagaagagGGACAAAGTCCTGAAGCTGGTGGCTGCTGTTGTTGCGGCCTTCTTAATTTCCTGGCTCCCATTCCACATTTTAACGTTTTTGGATGCCTTGGCTCATATGAACATCATTAACAACTGTGACGTGACAGGGATCATCGACACAGCGCTGCCGTTCGGCATCTGCATGGCATTCGCCAACAGCTGCATCAACCCTTTGCTGTACTGCTTTATTGGGAACCAGTTCCAGGAGAAGCTCCATCGCTTGTTTAAACGACGAGTTTATCAGTTCAACAGCCATCAAGAGAGCTCTTCTTTGAGGAAAGGGAGCTGCTTCAGAGATGCTGAGATCCCCGTGGGTAGGGAAGGGGGGCCCGAGTCCTTGCTGTAG